Proteins encoded together in one Desulfuromonas acetexigens window:
- the lpxA gene encoding acyl-ACP--UDP-N-acetylglucosamine O-acyltransferase encodes MIHSTAIVHPGARIAEGVGIGPYSVIGEHVVIGAGTVVGPHVVIEGFTEIGRDNHIFQFASVGAAPQDLKFRGGETRLRIGDRNTVREFVTLHCGTEDGGGETTIGNDNLFLAYSHVAHDCHVANRVILSNGATLAGHVRVDEFAILSGLCAVHQFTRIGCHVMVAGGSMVAQDVAPYTMVQGDRAKTVGLNLVGLKRRGFSEETLRVIKKAYRLVFRSGLKVEEALARIDAELENIPELEVFVEFIRQSERGVAR; translated from the coding sequence ATGATACATTCCACAGCTATTGTTCATCCCGGAGCGCGTATTGCCGAAGGTGTCGGCATCGGCCCTTATTCGGTCATCGGTGAGCATGTCGTCATCGGTGCCGGAACCGTCGTCGGTCCCCATGTGGTGATCGAAGGCTTCACCGAAATCGGTCGCGACAACCATATTTTCCAGTTCGCTTCGGTCGGTGCCGCCCCCCAGGATCTCAAATTTCGCGGCGGCGAAACCCGCCTGCGCATCGGTGACCGCAATACTGTGCGCGAGTTCGTGACCCTGCACTGCGGCACCGAGGACGGCGGTGGTGAAACGACCATCGGTAACGACAATCTTTTTCTGGCCTATTCCCACGTCGCGCACGATTGCCATGTGGCGAACCGGGTCATCCTTTCCAACGGCGCCACCCTCGCCGGCCATGTCCGAGTTGACGAATTCGCCATTCTCAGCGGCTTGTGCGCCGTTCATCAGTTCACCCGCATCGGTTGTCACGTCATGGTCGCCGGCGGTTCCATGGTGGCGCAAGATGTCGCTCCCTATACCATGGTTCAGGGGGATCGGGCCAAGACCGTCGGGCTCAACCTCGTCGGCCTGAAGCGGCGGGGCTTTTCCGAGGAAACTCTGCGGGTCATCAAGAAGGCCTATCGTCTGGTCTTCCGTTCGGGACTCAAGGTGGAAGAGGCTTTGGCCCGCATTGATGCCGAACTGGAGAACATTCCCGAACTCGAGGTCTTCGTCGAGTTTATCCGGCAGAGCGAACGGGGCGTTGCCCGTTAG
- the fabZ gene encoding 3-hydroxyacyl-ACP dehydratase FabZ, whose protein sequence is MVLNTVEIMKHLPHRYPFLLVDKIIEVEAGKRIVGVKNVTINEPFFQGHFPGHPIMPGVLIIEAMAQVGGLFALISGEVGEDKVTYFVGIDNAKFRKPVVPGDTLRFELEKVSCRRGIYCFAGKAYVEGVLVAEAELKATFADR, encoded by the coding sequence ATGGTTCTGAATACCGTGGAAATCATGAAGCACCTGCCCCACCGTTACCCCTTTCTGCTGGTCGACAAGATCATTGAAGTCGAAGCGGGCAAGCGGATCGTCGGGGTCAAGAACGTCACCATCAACGAACCTTTCTTCCAGGGGCATTTCCCCGGGCACCCGATCATGCCGGGCGTTCTCATCATTGAAGCGATGGCCCAGGTCGGCGGTCTCTTTGCCCTGATCAGCGGGGAGGTTGGGGAAGACAAGGTGACCTATTTCGTCGGCATCGACAATGCCAAGTTTCGCAAGCCCGTGGTTCCCGGAGATACCCTGCGCTTCGAGCTGGAGAAGGTCAGTTGCCGGCGCGGGATCTACTGTTTTGCCGGCAAAGCCTATGTGGAAGGCGTTCTCGTGGCCGAGGCGGAACTGAAGGCGACCTTCGCTGATCGTTAG
- a CDS encoding 3-deoxy-D-manno-octulosonic acid transferase produces the protein MYLLYDLVLLASAAVLIPYYLFRGWRQGKVRRGIRERLGFYTAGQLAQVAGRKVLWVHAVSVGETRAAVPLLKRLKSLYPEHLLVLSNVTETGHQIARDLREVDLCLFFPFDLSWVVQRVLRQVRPDAVIIVETEIWPNFIHGASRAGIPVILVNGRISDRSFPRYRLARKLIAPILDQIDAFCMQTELDGERIVAMGARSERVSVTGNLKFDMQVHPVDSAERERLRGAFRLPEGAVIWVAGSTHAGEEEIVTAVYRDLVAAGESLFLILVPRHPERCRPVREMLAGQGIDVGLRSALEERQSPFSPGEILLVDTLGEMLTFYALADLVFVGGSLVPVGGHNVLEASLVEKPVVFGSYMHNFKEISSLLLNEGAGLMVNDRLELLGAMRQLLGDAARRTAMGRSGAGLLERNAGATDKTIAVIDRLVR, from the coding sequence GTGTATCTGCTGTATGACCTGGTGCTGCTGGCTTCGGCGGCGGTTCTGATTCCCTACTACCTCTTCCGGGGTTGGCGCCAGGGCAAGGTGCGGCGCGGCATCCGCGAGCGCCTCGGCTTCTATACGGCGGGGCAGCTCGCCCAGGTTGCCGGGCGCAAGGTGCTCTGGGTGCATGCCGTCTCCGTCGGCGAGACGCGGGCGGCGGTCCCCCTGCTGAAGCGGCTCAAGAGCCTTTATCCCGAGCATCTGCTCGTTCTTTCCAACGTCACCGAAACCGGCCATCAGATCGCCCGGGATCTGCGCGAAGTCGATCTCTGTCTCTTCTTCCCCTTTGACCTTTCCTGGGTGGTCCAGCGGGTGCTGCGTCAGGTGCGCCCCGATGCCGTCATTATCGTCGAAACGGAAATCTGGCCCAACTTCATCCACGGCGCCAGCCGAGCGGGAATTCCGGTGATTCTGGTGAACGGACGGATTTCCGACCGCTCCTTTCCCCGCTACCGCCTCGCCCGCAAACTTATCGCGCCGATCCTCGACCAGATCGACGCCTTTTGCATGCAGACCGAACTCGACGGGGAGCGGATCGTCGCCATGGGCGCCCGGTCGGAACGGGTTTCGGTCACCGGCAATCTCAAGTTCGACATGCAGGTCCATCCCGTCGACAGTGCCGAGCGGGAGCGGTTGCGGGGCGCTTTTCGTCTCCCCGAAGGGGCTGTCATCTGGGTCGCCGGCAGTACCCACGCCGGTGAGGAAGAGATCGTCACCGCCGTCTATCGGGATCTGGTCGCTGCGGGCGAATCGCTCTTTCTGATACTGGTTCCCCGCCATCCCGAGCGTTGTCGCCCCGTCCGGGAGATGCTCGCCGGCCAGGGGATCGATGTCGGTCTGCGCAGTGCCCTGGAGGAGAGGCAAAGCCCCTTTTCTCCCGGCGAGATCCTGCTGGTCGACACCCTGGGCGAGATGCTCACCTTTTACGCTTTGGCCGACCTGGTTTTCGTCGGCGGTAGCCTGGTGCCGGTCGGTGGGCACAACGTTCTCGAAGCTTCACTTGTTGAAAAGCCCGTTGTTTTCGGAAGTTACATGCATAACTTCAAGGAGATCTCAAGCCTGCTGCTGAATGAGGGGGCGGGGCTGATGGTCAACGACCGACTGGAGCTGCTGGGCGCGATGCGGCAACTGCTCGGGGACGCGGCGCGGCGCACGGCCATGGGCCGGTCCGGGGCCGGGCTGCTCGAACGCAACGCCGGTGCCACGGATAAAACCATCGCGGTCATCGACCGTCTGGTGCGCTGA
- a CDS encoding ABC transporter ATP-binding protein codes for MKERQYHSYRRLLRYSRPYVWRIALAMVASLGVAGSDVALAKLVEPFIDQVIGARDYALVNLAPFIVIGLAVIKGGSRYVQEYYIKTAGLLVVQDIRNDLYQHSLSLSLGFYSRSSTGSLMSCVLNDVGILQRSAADVLVEIVREGSTLIGLTALAFYQDWRLALLAFSVLPLSVVPATVIGRRIKDNTRKSQGAMGNLTGVLQESFSGVKVIKAFGSEKVEEKRFYDENLRFYHFMRKALKYDSASAPMIEILAAFGVAAVVWYGLHRVLSGETSQGELLSFVAAIGMMYGPLKKLTKINNNVQRAVGAAERVFDVLDEKVEIKDAPDAVDLGRARGEVVFDHVDFAYGDEPVLKDFSVTASPGEVVAIVGPSGAGKSTLVGLLARFYDPRAGRILIDGIDLRRLSQKSLKANIAYVDQETFLFNRSIAENIRYGRPEATDAEVAYASRMAFAEDFIGQAPDGYRTEIGDRGARLSGGQRQRICIARALLKDAPILILDEATSALDTESEAMVQKALLNLMENRTTFVIAHRLSTVMHADKIVVMADGEIQQVGTHAELLRQGGLYKRLYDMQFQEQPEP; via the coding sequence GTGAAAGAACGACAGTACCACTCTTATCGCCGGCTGCTGCGCTATTCCCGGCCCTACGTCTGGCGCATCGCCCTGGCCATGGTCGCTTCCCTCGGCGTCGCCGGTTCGGATGTCGCCCTGGCCAAGCTGGTGGAGCCCTTCATCGATCAGGTGATTGGCGCCCGGGACTACGCCCTGGTCAACCTCGCCCCCTTTATCGTCATCGGTCTCGCGGTGATCAAGGGGGGATCCCGCTATGTGCAGGAATATTACATCAAGACCGCCGGCCTGTTGGTGGTGCAGGATATTCGTAACGACCTTTACCAGCATTCACTTTCGTTGTCCCTCGGCTTTTACTCGCGCTCCTCTACCGGCTCGCTGATGTCCTGCGTGCTCAACGATGTGGGGATTCTGCAGCGTTCCGCCGCCGATGTGCTGGTGGAAATCGTCCGCGAAGGCTCGACCCTCATCGGCCTGACCGCCCTGGCCTTCTATCAGGACTGGCGGCTGGCGCTTCTCGCCTTCTCCGTGCTCCCCCTCTCCGTCGTCCCCGCGACCGTCATCGGTCGGCGGATCAAGGACAATACCCGCAAGAGCCAGGGGGCCATGGGTAATCTCACCGGGGTCTTGCAGGAGAGTTTTTCCGGGGTTAAGGTGATCAAGGCTTTTGGCAGCGAAAAGGTCGAAGAAAAACGTTTCTACGATGAAAATCTCCGCTTCTACCATTTCATGCGTAAGGCTTTGAAATACGATTCAGCCTCGGCACCGATGATCGAGATCCTCGCCGCTTTCGGCGTCGCCGCCGTCGTCTGGTACGGGCTGCACCGCGTCCTTTCCGGGGAAACGAGCCAGGGGGAATTGCTCTCTTTTGTCGCGGCCATCGGCATGATGTACGGCCCTCTGAAAAAGCTCACCAAGATCAACAATAACGTGCAGCGGGCGGTCGGCGCGGCGGAACGGGTCTTCGACGTCCTCGATGAAAAGGTCGAGATCAAGGATGCTCCCGATGCCGTCGATCTGGGCCGGGCCCGGGGCGAGGTCGTCTTCGACCATGTCGATTTTGCCTACGGCGACGAGCCGGTCCTGAAGGACTTTTCCGTCACCGCTTCCCCCGGCGAGGTGGTCGCCATCGTCGGCCCGAGCGGCGCGGGCAAATCGACCCTGGTCGGGCTTTTGGCCCGTTTCTACGACCCCCGCGCGGGGCGGATTCTCATCGATGGGATCGATCTGCGACGGCTGTCGCAGAAGTCCCTCAAGGCGAATATCGCCTATGTCGATCAGGAGACCTTCCTTTTCAATCGTTCCATCGCTGAAAATATCCGCTACGGTCGGCCGGAGGCGACCGATGCGGAAGTTGCCTATGCCTCCCGCATGGCCTTTGCCGAGGACTTTATCGGCCAGGCCCCCGACGGTTACCGGACGGAGATCGGCGATCGCGGGGCGCGCCTTTCCGGCGGGCAACGGCAGCGGATCTGCATCGCTCGCGCCCTGCTCAAGGATGCGCCGATTCTGATTCTCGACGAGGCGACCAGCGCCCTCGATACGGAGAGCGAAGCCATGGTGCAGAAGGCGTTGCTCAACCTGATGGAGAATCGCACGACCTTCGTCATCGCCCACCGTCTGTCCACGGTCATGCATGCCGACAAAATCGTGGTCATGGCCGACGGCGAGATTCAGCAGGTCGGCACCCACGCCGAACTGCTGCGTCAGGGCGGACTTTACAAACGACTTTACGACATGCAGTTTCAGGAGCAGCCCGAGCCTTGA
- a CDS encoding Gfo/Idh/MocA family protein, with amino-acid sequence MGKLRAAVIGVGYLGRFHAQKFAMLDDVELVGVVDASAERAAEVAAEVGTRAFTDHREVLPLVDMVSVVVPTQFHFEVARDAFDAGCHVLLEKPVTRTVEEADRLVTLAREKNRIFQVGHLERFNPAILALRGVINNPRFIESHRLAPFKPRGTDVNVVLDLMIHDIDIILSIVGCPIKTVNSVGVPVLSSEVDIANARLQFENGCVANVTASRVSREAMRKVRIFQPDAYISIDYQERKIAIYRKLEGESMIPGLPNITMEQKSFEQSDALLEEVRSFIEVVKTGGRPLVSGEDGRRALEVALQINTRL; translated from the coding sequence ATGGGTAAATTGCGTGCGGCGGTCATCGGGGTTGGTTATCTGGGTCGGTTCCATGCCCAGAAATTTGCCATGCTCGACGATGTGGAGCTGGTCGGCGTGGTCGATGCCAGTGCCGAGCGGGCCGCCGAGGTTGCTGCCGAGGTAGGGACAAGGGCCTTCACCGATCATCGGGAGGTGCTGCCGCTGGTCGATATGGTCTCGGTGGTGGTGCCGACCCAGTTCCATTTCGAGGTGGCCCGCGACGCTTTCGACGCCGGCTGCCATGTCCTTTTGGAAAAGCCGGTGACCCGGACCGTCGAGGAGGCCGACCGGCTTGTCACCTTGGCCCGGGAAAAGAACCGGATCTTCCAGGTTGGTCATCTCGAACGCTTCAATCCGGCGATTCTGGCCTTACGCGGGGTGATCAACAATCCCCGTTTCATCGAATCCCACCGTCTGGCGCCCTTCAAACCGCGTGGGACCGATGTCAACGTGGTCCTCGATCTGATGATCCACGATATCGACATCATCCTGAGCATTGTCGGCTGTCCGATCAAGACCGTGAATTCCGTGGGCGTTCCCGTTCTTTCCTCGGAGGTCGACATCGCCAACGCCCGCCTGCAGTTCGAGAACGGCTGCGTAGCCAACGTCACCGCCAGCCGGGTCAGCCGGGAGGCGATGCGCAAGGTCCGGATTTTCCAGCCCGACGCCTACATTTCCATCGACTACCAGGAGCGTAAGATCGCCATTTACCGCAAGCTGGAAGGGGAGTCGATGATTCCCGGACTGCCCAACATCACCATGGAGCAGAAGAGTTTCGAGCAGAGCGATGCCCTGCTTGAAGAAGTCCGTTCCTTTATTGAAGTGGTGAAGACAGGCGGTCGGCCGTTGGTCTCCGGCGAGGATGGGCGGCGGGCTCTGGAAGTCGCTCTGCAGATCAACACCCGCCTCTGA
- a CDS encoding DegT/DnrJ/EryC1/StrS family aminotransferase, translated as MNIPMVDLKGQFRELQAQIEAGFREVCETTQFILGPRAKAFEEEVAAYCGVKHAIGVASGTDALHLALRAAGIGPGDEVITTPFTFIATAEAISYVGGTPIFVDIDPATFNIDVNLIEAAITDKTRAILPVHLFGQPADLAPMAALCEKYSLKLIEDCAQSFGAEYGGKKSGAFGDLGCFSFFPSKNLGGYGDGGMVVTDNDAFANKVQVLRNHGSRVRYHHSTIGYNSRLDEMQAVVLRAKLPHLDDYNRKRRRNAHLYSERLKGSPILPPAEDGKGSHVYHQYTVLSPRRDELQQVLTAAGIACAVYYPIPLHRQEVYGELWAGRNFPVAEQVAEQVLSLPMYPELTADQVHRVCDVLLDAVK; from the coding sequence ATGAACATACCGATGGTCGATCTCAAGGGGCAGTTTCGGGAGTTGCAGGCACAGATCGAGGCGGGATTCCGCGAGGTCTGCGAAACCACCCAGTTCATCCTCGGGCCGCGCGCCAAGGCCTTCGAGGAGGAAGTCGCCGCCTACTGCGGGGTCAAGCACGCCATCGGCGTCGCCTCCGGTACCGACGCCCTGCATCTGGCCCTGCGCGCCGCCGGCATCGGCCCCGGAGACGAGGTCATCACCACCCCCTTTACCTTCATCGCCACCGCCGAGGCGATCTCCTATGTGGGGGGGACACCGATTTTCGTCGATATCGACCCGGCGACCTTCAATATCGACGTCAACCTCATCGAAGCGGCGATCACCGACAAAACCCGCGCCATCCTGCCGGTGCATCTCTTCGGCCAGCCCGCTGACCTGGCACCGATGGCCGCCCTCTGTGAAAAATATTCCCTGAAACTGATCGAGGATTGCGCCCAGTCCTTTGGCGCCGAGTATGGCGGCAAGAAATCTGGCGCCTTCGGCGACCTCGGTTGTTTTTCCTTCTTTCCCAGCAAGAATCTCGGCGGCTACGGCGACGGCGGCATGGTCGTCACCGACAACGATGCCTTCGCCAATAAAGTGCAGGTGCTGCGCAATCACGGCAGCCGGGTGCGCTACCATCACTCGACTATCGGCTACAACAGCCGTCTCGACGAGATGCAGGCGGTGGTCCTGCGCGCCAAGCTTCCCCATCTCGACGACTACAACCGCAAGCGGCGCCGTAACGCCCACCTCTACAGCGAGCGCCTCAAGGGGAGCCCGATTCTTCCTCCCGCCGAGGACGGCAAGGGGTCGCACGTCTACCACCAGTACACCGTGCTCAGTCCCCGTCGCGACGAACTGCAACAGGTTCTGACCGCCGCCGGCATCGCCTGTGCCGTCTATTACCCCATTCCCCTGCATCGCCAGGAGGTTTATGGCGAACTTTGGGCGGGTCGGAACTTCCCCGTGGCCGAGCAGGTCGCGGAGCAGGTTCTCTCCCTGCCCATGTATCCCGAGTTGACTGCGGACCAAGTGCATCGGGTCTGTGATGTTCTGCTCGACGCGGTGAAGTGA
- the lpxK gene encoding tetraacyldisaccharide 4'-kinase: MPSLFQWYRPVWTEGPRTQAQHLLYRVLSPFSELYGRVGQVRVALYQRGLLRSHNFPVPVISIGNLAVGGTGKTPTVDWVARYCQGRGRRVAVVSRGYGGRGASDVAVVSDGRQLRLSPEVAGDEPVLLARRNPQLIVVAAPRRAQGVWTAILELGADLIILDDGFQHLAVRRDLDIVLLDAKRPLGNGRVLPAGLLREFPEALARGDLFILTRADEETVPPDLPGPVLTSRHRLADRVTALDGKSLSFDSLQGKRLVAFAGIADPEAFFSDLRGKGLTVSETLAFPDHVTYNRAELASINAAGGDLLLTTEKDAVKLRAADFTVPCCQVPLELTFDRPELLTAHLDRLTAKERTMPIKQELLDILACPQCKGPVRLRDDQQALVCNACRLAYPIRDDIPVMLIDEATKIGEE, from the coding sequence ATGCCGTCCCTTTTCCAGTGGTATCGACCGGTATGGACGGAGGGGCCGCGCACCCAGGCGCAGCATCTGCTCTATCGAGTCCTTTCCCCCTTCAGTGAGCTTTACGGCCGGGTAGGGCAGGTACGGGTCGCGTTGTATCAGCGCGGCCTTTTACGGTCCCACAATTTTCCCGTCCCGGTCATTTCCATCGGCAATCTCGCCGTCGGCGGGACCGGCAAAACCCCGACCGTCGACTGGGTCGCCCGTTACTGCCAGGGGCGGGGACGGCGGGTGGCGGTGGTCAGTCGCGGCTACGGCGGTCGTGGCGCCAGTGATGTCGCCGTGGTCAGCGATGGGCGGCAACTCCGCCTTTCCCCCGAGGTCGCCGGTGACGAGCCGGTGCTCCTCGCCCGGCGCAATCCGCAACTGATCGTGGTCGCCGCCCCCCGGCGCGCGCAAGGGGTGTGGACGGCCATCTTGGAACTCGGCGCCGATTTGATTATCCTCGATGACGGCTTTCAGCATCTGGCGGTTAGGCGCGATCTTGATATCGTCCTGCTCGACGCGAAACGTCCCTTGGGCAACGGTCGGGTTCTGCCGGCCGGACTGCTGCGGGAGTTCCCCGAGGCGCTCGCGCGCGGCGACCTCTTCATTCTGACCCGGGCCGATGAGGAGACCGTTCCCCCGGATCTTCCGGGGCCGGTCCTGACCAGTCGCCATCGCCTTGCCGACCGGGTGACGGCCCTGGACGGTAAATCCCTTTCCTTCGATTCCCTGCAGGGGAAACGGCTGGTCGCCTTCGCCGGCATCGCTGATCCAGAGGCGTTTTTCAGCGATCTCCGGGGTAAGGGGTTGACCGTGAGTGAAACCTTGGCTTTTCCCGACCATGTGACGTACAATCGGGCGGAACTGGCCAGTATTAATGCCGCTGGTGGCGATCTTCTGCTGACCACGGAAAAGGACGCGGTCAAGTTGCGCGCCGCCGACTTTACCGTCCCCTGCTGCCAGGTGCCGCTGGAATTGACTTTTGATCGCCCCGAGCTGTTGACCGCCCATCTCGACCGCTTGACGGCCAAGGAGAGAACCATGCCGATTAAACAGGAACTGCTCGATATCCTCGCCTGCCCCCAATGCAAAGGGCCGGTGCGGCTGCGTGACGACCAGCAGGCGCTGGTCTGCAACGCCTGCCGTCTGGCCTACCCGATCCGCGATGACATCCCGGTGATGCTCATCGATGAGGCGACTAAAATCGGTGAGGAGTAG
- a CDS encoding lysophospholipid acyltransferase family protein, with amino-acid sequence MTALREKYLKPALDGLLLNVAPRLAAVVIRLLRRSLRIDFVGEEHPRAYWDKGEAVILAFWHDQLLLMVEGYRGPGARILISASKDGELIARTMEQFGQGAVRGSSNRGGRQAFRELVELARQPFDLVFTPDGPKGPRHQVKEGVVQLARISGRPVVPMAFVASSGHRFASWDRFLLPYPFGRGVFAFGPALLFEKGEEPEAFRLRLQAALEDNHRRARARLEEYGVSAV; translated from the coding sequence TTGACCGCCCTGCGCGAAAAATATCTGAAGCCCGCCCTCGACGGGCTGTTGCTCAACGTCGCGCCCCGGCTCGCCGCCGTCGTCATCCGCTTGTTACGCCGCAGCCTGCGCATCGACTTCGTTGGCGAGGAACATCCCCGGGCCTACTGGGACAAAGGGGAAGCGGTGATTCTCGCCTTCTGGCACGACCAGTTGCTGCTCATGGTCGAGGGCTATCGCGGGCCCGGCGCGCGGATTCTCATCAGCGCCTCCAAGGATGGCGAGCTCATCGCCCGGACCATGGAGCAGTTCGGTCAGGGAGCGGTGCGGGGCTCCTCCAATCGCGGCGGCCGCCAGGCCTTTCGCGAACTGGTGGAGTTGGCCCGGCAGCCCTTTGATCTGGTCTTTACCCCGGATGGCCCGAAAGGCCCCCGCCATCAGGTCAAAGAAGGGGTGGTGCAGCTGGCGCGGATCTCCGGACGGCCGGTCGTTCCCATGGCCTTTGTTGCCAGTTCCGGCCATCGCTTCGCTTCCTGGGACCGGTTTCTGCTCCCTTATCCCTTCGGTCGCGGGGTCTTTGCTTTCGGCCCGGCCCTGCTTTTCGAAAAAGGGGAGGAGCCCGAGGCGTTCCGCCTGCGTCTGCAGGCGGCGCTGGAGGACAACCATCGCCGGGCCCGAGCCCGTCTGGAGGAATACGGTGTATCTGCTGTATGA
- the lpxB gene encoding lipid-A-disaccharide synthase: MYFGDKKRKALIVTGEASGDLHGANLIRAAAAIDPDLTFFGVGGSRMQAAGCEILIPGDSISVMGLVEVIGHFPVIYRAFQRLKGVLHGADRPDVLICIDFPDFNLRLAREAKRVGIPVLYYVSPQVWAWRRGRVKKIARLVDRLASILPFEPDYYRGLDIEVEYVGNPLLDEAQVRQGRETFRAEHGLIGEGPVLGLFPGSRRNELRYNLETILATAAAVLREEPGARFLLPVAPSLGRPLIAERLSGSALPVTLVEESIYDVANACDAVLCVSGTVTLQVALVGTPLAILYKMAPLTYAIGRRLVKVPFIGLVNIVAGESVAREFIQHEASPENLSAELLRLLRDGDYAARMREQLSRVREKMGEPGCSGRVALMASEMSRGIVRRGRVK; encoded by the coding sequence GTGTATTTCGGTGATAAAAAACGCAAAGCCCTGATCGTCACCGGCGAGGCTTCGGGCGATCTGCACGGCGCCAACCTCATCCGGGCGGCGGCCGCCATCGATCCGGATCTGACCTTTTTCGGGGTTGGCGGCTCGCGGATGCAGGCGGCGGGGTGCGAGATCCTGATCCCCGGCGACAGCATCTCGGTAATGGGTCTGGTCGAGGTGATCGGGCATTTCCCGGTGATCTATCGGGCCTTTCAGCGCCTCAAGGGGGTTCTGCACGGTGCCGATCGCCCCGATGTGCTGATCTGCATCGACTTCCCCGATTTCAACCTGCGCCTGGCCCGCGAAGCGAAACGGGTGGGGATTCCCGTCCTCTATTACGTCAGCCCGCAGGTCTGGGCCTGGCGGCGAGGGCGGGTGAAGAAGATCGCGCGGCTGGTCGACCGCCTGGCGTCGATCCTTCCCTTCGAACCGGACTACTACCGGGGGTTGGATATTGAGGTCGAATATGTCGGCAATCCGCTCTTGGACGAGGCCCAGGTCCGGCAGGGGCGGGAAACGTTTCGCGCCGAGCATGGGCTGATCGGGGAGGGGCCGGTGCTTGGACTTTTTCCCGGCAGCCGCCGCAACGAGCTGCGCTACAACCTGGAAACCATCCTGGCAACGGCCGCGGCGGTGCTGCGCGAGGAACCGGGAGCCCGTTTTCTTTTGCCGGTCGCCCCCTCCCTGGGACGGCCCCTCATCGCCGAGCGCCTCTCGGGCTCGGCCCTGCCCGTGACCCTGGTCGAAGAGAGCATCTACGACGTGGCCAACGCCTGTGATGCGGTCCTCTGTGTCTCCGGCACCGTGACCTTGCAGGTCGCCTTGGTCGGTACGCCTTTGGCCATCCTCTACAAAATGGCGCCGCTGACCTATGCCATCGGTCGACGGCTGGTCAAGGTGCCCTTCATCGGGCTGGTCAACATCGTTGCCGGCGAGAGCGTGGCGCGGGAGTTCATCCAGCATGAGGCCTCGCCGGAAAACCTGAGTGCCGAACTGCTGCGCCTGCTCAGGGACGGGGATTATGCCGCGCGCATGCGCGAGCAACTCTCCCGGGTGCGGGAAAAAATGGGGGAGCCGGGTTGTTCCGGCCGGGTGGCGCTGATGGCATCGGAGATGAGTCGCGGGATTGTTCGCCGGGGGCGCGTCAAGTGA
- the lpxD gene encoding UDP-3-O-(3-hydroxymyristoyl)glucosamine N-acyltransferase, with amino-acid sequence MATLKELAALVGGKVVGDEQLEVTRVAPLGAARPGDVTFVASPKHLAGLKGTQASAVILFPGADSGPLPAIVCDNPYLAFAKVLTHLQVRRPAPRGILPGAQVAGSAQLAADVTIHPGCVVGERVCVGAGTILYPNVVIYDDVVIGDDCTLHAGVIVREGCRIGHRVILQPGAIIGSDGFGFAPDGERYFKIPQVGIVEIEDDVEIGSATCVDRAALGVTRIRRGVKIDNLVQIAHNVVVGEDTVIVAQVGIAGSTEIGRHCTFGGQSGTAGHLKIGDHVTVGGRGAVAGHVQSKKIISGTPAIDHQDWLKASLVFAKLPELRREINRLKRQLDELTDKMKES; translated from the coding sequence TTGGCTACGCTGAAGGAACTGGCCGCGCTGGTCGGCGGCAAGGTCGTGGGCGACGAGCAGCTTGAAGTGACCCGGGTGGCGCCCTTGGGCGCCGCCCGTCCCGGGGATGTCACCTTTGTGGCCTCCCCGAAGCATCTCGCCGGACTCAAGGGAACTCAGGCTTCCGCCGTGATTCTCTTTCCCGGGGCGGATTCCGGTCCTCTTCCCGCGATCGTCTGTGACAATCCCTATCTGGCTTTTGCCAAGGTTCTGACCCATTTGCAGGTCCGTCGCCCCGCTCCCCGGGGGATTCTTCCCGGAGCGCAGGTCGCCGGCAGCGCGCAACTGGCCGCCGATGTGACGATTCATCCTGGCTGCGTGGTCGGCGAGCGGGTATGCGTCGGCGCCGGCACCATTCTCTATCCCAATGTCGTTATTTATGACGATGTCGTTATCGGCGATGACTGTACCCTCCATGCCGGGGTCATTGTCCGCGAAGGTTGCCGCATCGGCCACCGGGTGATTCTCCAACCAGGCGCCATCATCGGCTCGGACGGCTTCGGTTTCGCTCCCGATGGTGAACGCTATTTCAAGATTCCCCAGGTCGGTATCGTCGAGATTGAGGACGACGTGGAGATCGGCTCGGCCACCTGCGTCGATCGCGCCGCCTTGGGCGTCACTCGCATCCGTCGGGGGGTAAAGATCGACAACCTGGTGCAGATCGCCCACAACGTGGTGGTCGGCGAGGACACGGTGATCGTCGCCCAGGTCGGGATCGCCGGCAGCACCGAGATTGGCCGTCACTGCACCTTCGGTGGGCAATCGGGAACGGCGGGGCATCTGAAAATCGGCGATCATGTCACTGTTGGCGGGCGCGGCGCCGTCGCCGGCCATGTGCAGTCCAAAAAGATCATTTCCGGAACCCCGGCGATCGACCATCAGGACTGGCTGAAAGCCTCCCTGGTCTTCGCCAAGCTTCCGGAACTGCGCCGGGAAATCAATCGGCTCAAACGTCAGCTTGATGAGCTCACGGATAAAATGAAGGAGAGTTGA